One window from the genome of Thermococcus sp. EP1 encodes:
- a CDS encoding pyridoxal-phosphate dependent enzyme: protein MIKCPKCGREYTSLLPPKCSCGTPLEIRYDYSKVKINKWKSREKGVWKYKELLPPVERVISLKEGGTPLVRAKLGEKVGLEVFIKDETRNPTGSFRDRLATVGVSYGLPWSNNGFIVASDGNAAASLAAYAARANKEAFVVVPKKVDRGKLIQMIAFGAKIIRYGDSVDECIEYASELSRLNGLYDITPENNIVGVEGQKTLAFELWEEVNPTHVIVPTGSGSNIYSIYKGFKELLEIGVIEEVPKLIAVQTENCSPIAAEIIGIPAKRDFTKALGLYVKDPINKELAINAIKESKGTAVVIREDELDLGERVLAKEGVFAEYSSAVVIPALLKLHEEGYFEKDDKIALVITGSGLKSYYVEEKERFSIGGTKLNILKLLREKPMYGYEVWENLEKPIKYQAVYQHVKELESLGLIEEAYKRGRRTYYRLTEKGQRLLENFEE from the coding sequence ATGATAAAGTGTCCCAAGTGTGGAAGGGAATATACCTCTCTCCTCCCTCCAAAATGTTCGTGTGGAACTCCGCTTGAGATTAGATATGACTATTCCAAAGTAAAAATAAATAAATGGAAATCCCGAGAAAAAGGGGTTTGGAAATATAAAGAGCTTCTCCCTCCTGTTGAAAGAGTAATCTCTCTTAAGGAGGGTGGGACACCTTTAGTAAGGGCTAAACTTGGGGAGAAAGTGGGACTTGAGGTTTTTATTAAGGATGAGACCCGAAACCCTACGGGATCTTTTAGAGATAGGTTAGCAACAGTAGGCGTTTCTTATGGCCTTCCTTGGAGTAACAATGGATTTATTGTGGCAAGTGATGGAAATGCAGCGGCATCATTGGCAGCGTATGCTGCTAGGGCAAATAAAGAAGCATTCGTAGTTGTTCCTAAAAAGGTGGATCGTGGGAAGCTTATCCAGATGATAGCATTTGGGGCGAAGATTATAAGGTATGGTGACAGTGTGGACGAGTGCATTGAATACGCATCAGAACTTTCTCGATTAAATGGCCTTTATGATATAACTCCTGAAAATAATATAGTTGGAGTGGAAGGTCAGAAGACTCTTGCGTTCGAACTCTGGGAGGAAGTTAATCCCACTCATGTCATAGTACCTACAGGAAGTGGGAGCAATATTTACAGCATATACAAAGGTTTCAAAGAACTTTTAGAGATAGGTGTTATAGAGGAGGTCCCAAAATTAATTGCAGTACAGACAGAGAACTGTTCCCCAATAGCAGCGGAAATAATAGGCATACCAGCGAAGAGAGATTTTACAAAAGCTCTTGGTCTCTATGTAAAGGATCCTATCAACAAGGAACTTGCAATAAATGCTATAAAAGAAAGTAAAGGGACTGCAGTAGTAATAAGAGAAGACGAGCTCGATCTTGGAGAAAGAGTACTTGCCAAAGAGGGCGTTTTTGCAGAGTATTCTTCAGCAGTGGTAATTCCTGCTTTGCTTAAACTTCATGAAGAGGGCTATTTCGAGAAGGATGACAAGATAGCATTAGTTATAACCGGTTCCGGGCTTAAGAGTTACTATGTGGAGGAAAAGGAACGGTTTTCAATAGGTGGCACAAAATTGAACATACTAAAACTGCTAAGAGAAAAACCAATGTATGGATATGAAGTCTGGGAGAATCTAGAGAAACCTATAAAGTACCAAGCCGTTTATCAGCATGTAAAAGAACTCGAGAGTCTGGGATTAATAGAAGAAGCTTATAAACGTGGAAGAAGAACATATTACAGACTTACTGAAAAAGGACAAAGACTTCTTGAGAACTTTGAGGAATAA
- a CDS encoding beta-CASP ribonuclease aCPSF1 has product MIKRETSVDEILKEIREIINQMIPREARITEVEFEGPELVIYVKNPEVVMQDGELIKNLAKVLKKRISVRPDPDVLLAPERAEELIKEIVPSEAEITNISFDPSVGEVIIEAKKPGLVIGKNGETLREITQKVYWAPKVIRTPPLQSQTIYSIRGILQSESKDRRKFLRQVGKNIYRKPELKSDWIRITGLGGFREVGRSALLLQTNESFVLVDFGVNVAELNDPKKGLPHFEAPEFTYVLKEGLLDAIIITHAHLDHSGLLPYLFRYNLFDGPIYATPPTRDLMVLLQKDFIEIQQSNGVEPLYRMKDIKEVVKHTITLDYGEVRDISPDLRLTLHNAGHILGSSIAHLHVGNGLHNIAVTGDFKFVPTKLFEPANAKFPRLETLIMESTYGGSRDYQMPREEAEKRLIEVILQTIKRKGKVLIPAMAVGRSQEIMIVLEEYARVGGLDAPIYLDGMIWEATAIHTAYPEYLSKNLRNQIFHEGYNPFLNEIFKPVANASERKDIIESEEPAIIIASSGMLVGGPSVEYFKNLAPDPRNSLIFVSYQAEGTLGRQVQRGLREIPMIGEGGRTEAIQINMEIHTIDGFSGHADRRELMSYVARVKPRPERVITVHGEPQKCLDLASSIHKKFGISTRAPNNLDAIRLK; this is encoded by the coding sequence TAAAAAACCTTGCTAAAGTTTTAAAAAAGAGAATTAGTGTTAGACCTGACCCGGACGTTCTTTTGGCTCCGGAGAGAGCTGAAGAATTGATCAAGGAGATAGTGCCTTCTGAGGCGGAGATAACCAATATCAGTTTTGATCCTTCTGTTGGAGAAGTCATAATTGAAGCTAAAAAGCCAGGATTAGTTATCGGGAAAAATGGAGAAACCCTTAGAGAAATTACACAAAAAGTTTATTGGGCACCCAAAGTTATTAGAACACCTCCTTTACAGTCTCAGACAATATACTCAATTAGAGGAATACTTCAATCAGAGAGCAAAGATAGAAGGAAATTTTTGAGACAAGTAGGGAAAAACATATACAGAAAGCCAGAACTTAAAAGCGATTGGATAAGAATAACGGGTCTTGGTGGATTTAGGGAAGTTGGAAGAAGCGCTTTGTTACTTCAAACAAATGAAAGCTTTGTACTAGTAGATTTTGGAGTTAATGTCGCTGAGCTTAATGATCCTAAAAAAGGACTTCCTCATTTTGAGGCCCCAGAATTCACATACGTTCTTAAAGAGGGCCTGCTTGATGCTATAATAATTACTCATGCCCACTTAGACCACTCTGGCTTATTGCCATATCTATTTAGATACAACCTCTTTGATGGTCCTATTTATGCAACACCCCCAACAAGAGACTTGATGGTTCTCCTTCAGAAGGACTTCATTGAAATTCAGCAAAGTAATGGAGTTGAACCACTTTACAGAATGAAGGATATCAAGGAAGTCGTTAAGCACACTATAACCCTCGATTATGGAGAAGTTAGAGACATCTCACCAGACCTTAGACTTACTTTACATAATGCGGGCCATATTCTCGGTTCTTCAATAGCTCATCTTCATGTTGGAAATGGACTTCACAATATTGCTGTAACTGGAGATTTCAAATTTGTTCCAACAAAGCTTTTTGAACCAGCGAATGCAAAGTTTCCCAGGCTAGAGACCCTTATCATGGAGTCCACATATGGTGGAAGTAGAGATTACCAAATGCCAAGAGAAGAGGCAGAAAAGCGCCTTATTGAAGTAATTTTACAAACAATAAAACGCAAAGGAAAAGTTTTAATCCCTGCCATGGCCGTTGGAAGGTCTCAGGAGATCATGATAGTACTGGAGGAGTACGCCAGAGTTGGGGGTTTAGATGCTCCAATTTATCTTGATGGAATGATTTGGGAGGCCACGGCAATACATACGGCATATCCAGAATACTTAAGCAAGAATCTGAGGAATCAGATATTCCATGAAGGTTATAACCCCTTCCTAAACGAGATCTTTAAACCTGTTGCTAATGCTAGTGAAAGAAAAGATATAATAGAGAGTGAGGAGCCTGCTATAATCATAGCATCTTCGGGCATGTTAGTGGGTGGTCCGAGCGTTGAATATTTCAAGAACTTAGCTCCAGATCCAAGGAATTCTCTCATCTTTGTGAGCTATCAGGCAGAAGGCACTCTAGGTAGACAAGTTCAAAGGGGTCTTAGAGAGATACCAATGATTGGAGAGGGTGGAAGAACAGAAGCCATCCAAATAAACATGGAGATCCACACAATAGATGGATTCTCCGGTCACGCAGATAGAAGAGAGTTAATGAGCTATGTTGCAAGGGTAAAACCAAGACCAGAAAGGGTAATTACTGTACACGGAGAACCTCAAAAGTGTTTAGATTTGGCTTCAAGCATTCACAAGAAATTTGGTATCTCAACAAGAGCTCCTAACAATTTAGATGCAATTAGACTCAAGTGA